A single Pantoea rwandensis DNA region contains:
- a CDS encoding ABC transporter permease → MTASLDLLHASTTRERVARCRRTLSRIGHFLWQMACNPLTAIGGGIILLLLIVALFAPWIAPYHPLIQDLNNALTPPNAQHWFGTDEFGRDIFSRLVWGARITLYIVMLVSITVGPLGLLLGVTAGYFGGKVDSVLMRVTDIFISFPSLVLALAFVAALGPGLEHVVMAITLTAWPPIARLARAEALSLRQADFVSAVRLQGASSLRILWKHIVPLCLPSVIIRITMNMAGIILTAAGLGFLGLGAQPPDPEWGAMIASGRTYMLECWWVVTVPGLAILINSLAFNFLGDGLRDILDPRSE, encoded by the coding sequence ATGACTGCCTCTCTCGATCTGCTTCATGCCAGCACCACGCGTGAACGCGTGGCACGCTGTCGCCGTACTCTCTCGCGTATCGGCCATTTCCTGTGGCAAATGGCCTGCAATCCCCTCACGGCCATCGGCGGGGGCATCATTTTACTGCTGCTGATAGTGGCACTGTTTGCACCGTGGATCGCCCCCTACCACCCACTGATTCAGGATTTGAATAACGCACTCACGCCGCCAAACGCACAGCACTGGTTTGGCACCGATGAGTTTGGACGCGACATCTTCAGTCGTCTGGTGTGGGGGGCGCGCATTACTTTGTACATCGTCATGCTGGTGTCGATCACCGTCGGGCCATTAGGCCTGCTGTTGGGTGTGACTGCGGGCTACTTCGGCGGCAAAGTGGACAGCGTATTAATGCGCGTCACCGATATCTTCATCTCGTTCCCGAGTCTGGTGCTGGCGTTGGCGTTTGTCGCGGCGCTGGGTCCCGGCCTGGAACATGTGGTGATGGCCATCACCCTCACCGCCTGGCCGCCGATTGCTCGCCTGGCTCGCGCGGAAGCGCTGTCGCTGCGTCAGGCGGACTTTGTCTCTGCCGTGCGCCTGCAAGGTGCCTCTTCTCTGCGCATTTTGTGGAAACACATCGTGCCGCTGTGTCTGCCCTCGGTGATCATCCGCATCACCATGAACATGGCCGGCATTATTCTCACCGCCGCCGGACTCGGTTTTCTTGGCTTGGGTGCGCAGCCGCCCGATCCTGAATGGGGCGCGATGATCGCCAGTGGCCGCACTTACATGCTGGAGTGCTGGTGGGTAGTGACCGTGCCGGGATTAGCGATTTTGATCAACAGTCTGGCGTTTAATTTCTTAGGAGATGGCTTACGTGACATCCTCGATCCCCGTAGCGAATAG
- a CDS encoding ABC transporter ATP-binding protein yields MTSSIPVANSAVPLLDVQDLQVNFVNGRQMTPAVRGISFQLGKEKLAIVGESGSGKSTVGRALLQLHPRSAQVTAQRMQFADVDLLRASPAQMRAVRGKRISMIMQDPKYSLNPVVRVGEQIAEAWRSHHPGQREVARQRALEMLEVVQIRDPLRVYQCYPHEISGGQGQRVMIAMMLITDPELLIADEPTSALDVSVRLQVLTLLDELVQQRGLGLIFISHDLNLVRRFCDRVLVMYAGRVVESLAADQLVHARHPYTQGLLASLPDMDARRSRLPVLQRQSSWLQP; encoded by the coding sequence GTGACATCCTCGATCCCCGTAGCGAATAGCGCTGTTCCCCTGCTCGATGTGCAGGACCTTCAGGTTAATTTCGTCAATGGCCGCCAGATGACGCCAGCGGTGCGTGGCATCTCCTTCCAGTTAGGCAAAGAGAAGCTGGCAATTGTCGGTGAGTCAGGCTCAGGCAAATCCACGGTCGGCCGGGCGCTGTTGCAACTGCACCCGCGCAGCGCGCAAGTGACCGCACAGCGCATGCAGTTTGCCGATGTCGATCTGCTACGCGCTTCGCCTGCACAAATGCGTGCCGTGCGCGGCAAACGTATTTCGATGATCATGCAAGACCCTAAATACTCACTGAATCCTGTGGTACGCGTGGGTGAGCAAATTGCCGAAGCCTGGCGCAGTCACCATCCGGGGCAGCGCGAGGTGGCACGCCAGCGGGCGCTGGAGATGCTGGAGGTGGTACAGATTCGCGATCCACTGCGTGTGTACCAATGTTATCCGCACGAGATCTCAGGCGGTCAAGGCCAGCGCGTGATGATCGCCATGATGCTGATCACCGACCCCGAGTTGCTGATCGCCGATGAGCCGACCTCGGCGCTGGATGTGTCGGTCCGGTTGCAGGTGTTGACGCTGCTGGATGAGTTGGTGCAGCAGCGCGGGCTGGGCCTGATCTTTATCAGTCACGACCTCAATCTGGTGCGACGTTTTTGCGATCGCGTGTTGGTGATGTATGCCGGCCGCGTGGTCGAATCGCTGGCCGCCGATCAGCTCGTTCATGCCCGGCATCCTTATACCCAGGGATTACTGGCCTCGCTGCCGGATATGGACGCACGCCGCTCGCGATTACCGGTGCTGCAGCGCCAGTCCAGCTGGTTACAACCTTAA
- a CDS encoding ABC transporter ATP-binding protein has product MIRVSHLNLSFGEDEQRNQVLYDVNLSVREGEIFGLVGESGSGKTTVLKCLAGLFTHWDGELAIAGRKREHRIDRALCRQVQMVFQDPYGSLHPRHTIGDILEEPLHIHSIGQRSQRVIAMLEKVGLNRAWQTRYPHQLSGGQRQRVAIARALILEPRVLLLDEPTSALDVSVQAEILNLLSDLQQQENLTYMMVTHDLGVVAHLCHRVAVMQHGKLLETLDVETLVGNGAQMPYTRMLVESSRA; this is encoded by the coding sequence ATGATCCGTGTGAGTCACCTTAACCTTAGCTTTGGCGAGGACGAGCAGCGCAACCAGGTGCTGTATGACGTCAATTTGTCGGTGCGTGAAGGAGAAATTTTTGGCCTGGTCGGCGAGTCTGGATCGGGGAAAACCACGGTGCTGAAATGTCTTGCCGGGCTGTTTACCCATTGGGACGGCGAGCTCGCGATTGCAGGGCGAAAACGGGAGCATCGCATCGACCGTGCCCTCTGCCGCCAGGTGCAGATGGTGTTCCAGGATCCCTATGGCTCGTTGCATCCGCGCCACACCATTGGCGACATCCTGGAAGAGCCTTTGCACATTCACAGTATCGGACAACGTTCGCAACGCGTGATTGCCATGTTGGAAAAGGTAGGACTCAATCGTGCCTGGCAAACCCGCTATCCGCATCAGCTCTCTGGCGGTCAGCGCCAGCGTGTGGCCATAGCCCGTGCGTTGATTCTCGAACCACGTGTGCTATTGCTGGATGAGCCCACCTCCGCGCTCGATGTCTCCGTGCAGGCAGAGATTCTCAACTTGTTAAGCGACTTGCAGCAGCAGGAGAACTTGACCTACATGATGGTGACGCACGATCTGGGCGTCGTGGCGCATCTGTGCCATCGAGTGGCGGTGATGCAGCATGGCAAGCTGTTAGAAACATTAGATGTGGAAACCCTGGTGGGTAATGGTGCGCAGATGCCCTATACGCGAATGCTGGTGGAATCGAGCCGGGCTTAA
- a CDS encoding RpiB/LacA/LacB family sugar-phosphate isomerase, with translation MKIALMMENSQAAKNATVWKELQTVAQPLGHQVFNVGMSDEQDHHLTYIHLGIMAGLLLNSKAADFVVAGCGTGQGALVSLNLHPGVVCGYCIDPADAYLFAQINNGNALSLPFAKGFGWGAELNLRFIFEKAFTGEKGLGYPPERKEPQVRNTGILNQVKATLLKEDYLDSLRALDPELVKAAVGGARFQACLFEHGQNQDIVRFVRDLL, from the coding sequence ATGAAAATCGCTTTGATGATGGAAAATAGCCAGGCCGCTAAGAACGCAACCGTATGGAAAGAACTGCAAACTGTCGCGCAACCGCTCGGCCATCAGGTGTTTAACGTCGGCATGAGCGACGAGCAGGATCATCATCTGACTTATATTCACCTCGGCATCATGGCTGGACTGTTGCTGAACAGTAAAGCGGCTGACTTTGTGGTCGCAGGTTGTGGGACCGGGCAAGGAGCATTGGTGTCGCTCAACCTGCATCCCGGTGTCGTGTGCGGCTACTGTATCGATCCCGCCGATGCTTATCTGTTCGCGCAAATTAACAACGGCAATGCGCTGTCGCTGCCTTTCGCCAAGGGTTTTGGTTGGGGAGCCGAGTTGAATCTACGGTTTATCTTCGAGAAAGCCTTCACCGGCGAAAAAGGCTTAGGCTATCCGCCAGAGCGTAAAGAACCGCAGGTGCGTAATACGGGCATTCTCAATCAGGTGAAAGCCACGTTGCTGAAAGAAGATTACCTTGATTCACTGCGCGCACTGGATCCTGAACTGGTGAAAGCCGCCGTTGGCGGTGCTCGCTTCCAGGCGTGTCTGTTCGAACACGGACAGAATCAGGACATCGTGCGCTTTGTTCGTGATCTGCTGTAA
- a CDS encoding cupin domain-containing protein, whose translation MFIYKSATTKEDLGNGVTRRVMAHGGRMMAVEVTFEKDAVGPLHHHPHEQLTYVLAGRFAFTIDGVTQEVGAGDTLYKAPNVVHGCVCLEAGTLLDTFTPQREDFLGSR comes from the coding sequence ATGTTTATTTATAAAAGCGCGACGACTAAAGAAGACCTCGGCAACGGCGTGACGCGGCGCGTCATGGCCCACGGGGGGCGGATGATGGCGGTCGAAGTGACCTTTGAAAAGGATGCGGTGGGGCCATTGCATCATCACCCCCATGAGCAACTGACCTATGTGTTGGCCGGCCGTTTTGCTTTTACGATTGATGGGGTTACGCAGGAAGTCGGCGCGGGAGACACATTATATAAAGCGCCTAATGTGGTGCACGGTTGCGTCTGTCTGGAGGCGGGGACGCTGCTGGATACCTTCACGCCACAGCGCGAGGATTTTCTCGGATCGCGGTAG
- a CDS encoding protein disulfide oxidoreductase codes for MMRLKRWLREAAVLVLIAAAIIWGMDWLRAPQLPADLAQQPLTTINSEVNLATLSQDKPVLVYVWATWCGVCKLTTPTVAALSQNGTPVVTVALRSGDDQRVATWLDKKGLQGPAVNDENGAVSQRWDINVTPTFIVLQRGKVVSTTTGWSSTWGLKLRLWWAEKFH; via the coding sequence ATGATGCGTCTCAAGCGCTGGCTGCGTGAAGCAGCAGTGCTGGTGCTGATTGCCGCGGCGATAATTTGGGGCATGGATTGGCTGCGCGCCCCGCAGCTGCCAGCCGATCTGGCACAACAGCCGCTGACGACGATCAATAGCGAAGTTAACCTGGCCACGTTAAGTCAGGATAAGCCGGTGCTGGTGTATGTGTGGGCCACCTGGTGCGGGGTGTGCAAACTCACCACGCCAACGGTGGCTGCGCTCAGCCAGAACGGTACGCCGGTGGTGACCGTGGCACTACGGTCGGGTGATGACCAGCGTGTCGCCACCTGGCTGGACAAAAAAGGCCTGCAGGGCCCGGCGGTGAACGATGAAAACGGTGCAGTGAGCCAACGCTGGGATATCAACGTGACGCCAACATTTATCGTGCTACAGCGCGGCAAAGTGGTCAGCACCACCACCGGTTGGAGCAGCACCTGGGGACTGAAATTGCGGCTATGGTGGGCGGAAAAATTTCACTAA
- a CDS encoding DsbA family protein, with protein MKKSLLLSLMFLSLPALAAAPFTPEQEARIKQLIRETLVQNPAILAEAADAFDKEAAKQQQSVVAQMVKKNHDALFNDAGSPRIGAEKPALTLVYFTDYNCVFCKKFDADIEKLLKTYPQVAVVLKPLPYRAETSLTSARLALTVWEQQPKNFLKLHERLMAKKGNHDEASIAAALDKTGIKLKEPSKASLDTINENLTLAQQLGVQGTPATLVGNELISGAVPYAQLEAAVKGALQAKP; from the coding sequence ATGAAAAAATCCCTGTTACTGTCCCTGATGTTTCTGAGCCTGCCTGCACTGGCGGCGGCACCGTTTACACCTGAACAAGAGGCACGCATCAAACAGCTGATTCGTGAAACGCTGGTGCAGAATCCGGCGATTCTGGCCGAAGCAGCTGATGCGTTTGATAAAGAAGCGGCGAAACAGCAGCAGAGCGTTGTCGCGCAGATGGTAAAGAAAAACCACGATGCCCTGTTCAATGATGCCGGCTCGCCGCGCATCGGGGCAGAAAAACCGGCGCTGACGCTGGTGTATTTCACTGACTACAACTGCGTGTTCTGCAAGAAATTCGATGCGGATATTGAGAAGCTGCTGAAAACCTATCCACAGGTGGCGGTAGTATTAAAACCGCTGCCGTATCGTGCCGAAACCTCTTTGACATCCGCGCGTTTGGCATTGACGGTTTGGGAACAGCAACCTAAAAACTTCCTGAAACTCCACGAGCGCTTAATGGCGAAAAAGGGCAACCACGACGAAGCGAGCATTGCCGCGGCGCTGGATAAAACCGGTATCAAGCTGAAAGAACCCAGTAAAGCCAGCCTCGACACCATCAATGAGAATCTGACGCTGGCGCAGCAGTTAGGTGTACAGGGCACGCCTGCTACGCTGGTGGGCAATGAGCTGATCAGCGGCGCGGTGCCTTATGCGCAACTGGAAGCCGCAGTGAAGGGCGCGTTGCAGGCGAAACCATGA
- a CDS encoding protein-disulfide reductase DsbD family protein yields MNLFIRSLLLLLVSCTSIVHAADTGWLRNAQNSHAEVRLRSASHGADAQILLDIRLENGWKTYWRSPGEGGVAPEIRWQTPASNATWYWPAPARFDVSGLTTQGYKGNITLPIELEEVSDKKLAGTLTLSTCSDVCILTDFPFTLDLDQQAAPDFARDYAQAMGQIPAESGLTDQLDVSNVNGELQIRAQRQGGWTKPELFFDYPQGSMLAAPQITVKGDILSARVAITDEWGEAAPDLRGKTLSLVVVDAGIAQQTSVIIGAQPLVSDSTSQTLWSVIWVALLGGLILNLMPCVLPVLAIKLSGLVQQQGQSRRQTRQQFLASSAGILFSFLLLAALMTGLRLSGQALGWGIQFQSSGFLLVMVLVMFFFTASLFDLLHFRLPSGLNTRLATQGGSGLLGHFGQGAFATLLATPCSAPFLGTAVAYALTAPLPQLWLLFAALGIGMSLPWLLVAALPGLARCLPRPGRWMVHLRTLLGLLMLLATFWLVTLLIPHWGESFAMVLGGVLLLVLCGWLIQRRALQQAGVVFITLTLVGAVFLMTRIEPEEETLYWQPLTEAAINQALEQDKRVFVDVTADWCITCKVNKSRVLNQPDVRAALKADDVVLLRGDWTQPDPAIGEFLRKRDRVAIPFNQIYGPALPHGHILSPLLSREAVISTLSEAKK; encoded by the coding sequence ATGAATCTCTTTATCAGGAGCCTGCTGCTCCTGTTGGTCAGTTGCACGAGTATTGTGCACGCTGCCGACACAGGCTGGCTGCGTAATGCACAAAACAGCCATGCAGAAGTACGCTTACGCAGCGCGAGTCATGGCGCTGATGCGCAAATATTACTGGATATCCGACTGGAAAACGGTTGGAAAACGTACTGGCGTTCGCCGGGCGAGGGCGGCGTGGCCCCGGAAATTCGCTGGCAAACGCCCGCCAGCAACGCTACATGGTATTGGCCTGCGCCTGCTCGCTTTGACGTGAGCGGGCTCACCACCCAAGGCTACAAAGGCAATATCACGCTGCCGATTGAGCTTGAAGAGGTGTCAGATAAAAAACTGGCCGGCACGCTCACACTCTCGACCTGTAGCGATGTCTGCATTCTGACCGATTTCCCCTTCACTCTGGATCTCGACCAGCAAGCTGCCCCCGATTTTGCCCGCGATTACGCCCAGGCGATGGGGCAGATCCCCGCTGAAAGCGGTTTGACCGATCAACTCGACGTCAGCAACGTCAATGGCGAACTCCAAATCCGCGCTCAGCGTCAGGGTGGATGGACTAAACCTGAGCTGTTCTTCGACTATCCGCAAGGCAGCATGCTGGCTGCACCGCAGATCACGGTGAAAGGCGACATCCTCAGCGCGCGGGTTGCGATCACCGATGAGTGGGGCGAAGCGGCACCCGACTTGCGCGGTAAAACGTTGTCGCTGGTGGTGGTTGACGCGGGTATCGCCCAGCAAACTTCGGTGATCATCGGCGCTCAGCCCCTTGTTTCCGATAGCACATCACAAACCCTATGGTCAGTGATATGGGTGGCGCTGTTGGGGGGATTGATCCTCAACCTGATGCCATGTGTGCTGCCGGTGCTGGCAATAAAACTCAGCGGTCTGGTGCAGCAACAAGGCCAATCGCGGCGTCAGACCCGGCAGCAGTTTCTTGCCTCCAGCGCCGGAATCCTGTTCTCGTTCCTGCTGCTCGCGGCGTTGATGACCGGCCTGCGGCTGAGTGGCCAGGCGTTGGGCTGGGGCATCCAGTTCCAGAGCAGTGGTTTCCTGTTGGTTATGGTGCTGGTGATGTTCTTCTTCACTGCCAGTCTGTTTGATTTGCTGCATTTCCGTTTACCTTCAGGTCTTAACACCCGACTGGCAACGCAGGGCGGTAGCGGGCTGCTGGGGCATTTTGGTCAGGGGGCTTTTGCCACGTTACTGGCGACGCCGTGCAGCGCACCGTTTCTTGGAACCGCAGTGGCCTATGCGCTTACCGCACCCTTGCCGCAGTTGTGGTTGCTGTTTGCCGCATTAGGTATCGGCATGAGCCTGCCATGGCTGTTGGTCGCGGCGTTGCCAGGTTTGGCGCGCTGCCTGCCTCGTCCGGGGCGTTGGATGGTTCATCTGCGTACCCTGCTTGGTCTGTTGATGCTGCTCGCCACTTTCTGGCTGGTCACACTGCTGATCCCACACTGGGGTGAATCTTTTGCCATGGTGCTGGGTGGTGTATTGCTGCTGGTGCTGTGTGGCTGGTTAATTCAGCGTCGGGCGCTGCAGCAAGCCGGAGTGGTGTTTATCACCCTGACGTTGGTTGGGGCGGTATTCCTGATGACGCGCATTGAGCCAGAGGAGGAAACGCTCTACTGGCAGCCGCTGACCGAAGCGGCGATCAATCAGGCACTGGAGCAAGATAAGCGCGTGTTTGTCGATGTCACCGCCGACTGGTGCATTACCTGCAAGGTGAATAAATCCCGGGTGCTGAATCAACCTGACGTGCGCGCCGCGCTGAAAGCCGATGATGTGGTGCTGCTGCGCGGTGACTGGACTCAGCCGGACCCCGCGATTGGTGAATTCCTGCGCAAGCGCGACCGCGTTGCCATCCCTTTTAACCAAATTTATGGCCCGGCACTGCCGCATGGCCACATTTTGTCACCGCTGCTGAGTCGTGAAGCGGTGATTTCTACTCTCTCTGAGGCCAAAAAATGA
- a CDS encoding SDR family NAD(P)-dependent oxidoreductase → MNIDLHGKTALVTASTGGIGFAIAQGLAESGAEVVLNGRSEDSVSRAREKLNGLVVGAKIHTFIADLGSAQGVKQLLNGLPPIDILVNNAGIYGPQDFYATDDDTWEAYWQTNVMSGVRLSRALLPEMVKRGWGRVVFISSESARNIPADMVHYGVTKTAQLSLARGLAKVAAGSGVTVNSVLPGPTISDGFAAMMEDEVKRTGKTLEVLAKEFVMAQRPSSVIQRAATVEEVANMVVYVCSQQASATSGAALRVDGGVVDDIV, encoded by the coding sequence ATGAACATTGATTTGCACGGTAAAACCGCGTTAGTGACGGCATCAACGGGCGGCATTGGTTTTGCGATCGCGCAGGGATTGGCTGAGAGCGGTGCCGAAGTGGTGCTTAATGGGCGCAGTGAAGACTCGGTGAGCCGGGCACGTGAGAAGCTGAATGGATTGGTGGTTGGCGCCAAAATTCATACTTTTATTGCCGATCTCGGCAGCGCACAGGGCGTAAAGCAATTGCTGAACGGATTGCCGCCCATTGATATTCTGGTCAACAACGCCGGAATTTACGGCCCGCAAGACTTCTACGCCACCGATGACGACACCTGGGAAGCTTACTGGCAGACCAACGTGATGTCGGGTGTGCGACTATCCCGCGCTTTGCTGCCGGAGATGGTGAAACGCGGTTGGGGGCGCGTGGTGTTTATCTCTTCTGAATCGGCGCGCAACATCCCCGCGGATATGGTGCATTACGGTGTGACCAAAACCGCACAACTCTCGCTGGCGCGTGGGCTGGCGAAAGTCGCAGCAGGGAGCGGCGTGACGGTTAACAGCGTGCTGCCTGGCCCCACCATCTCAGATGGTTTTGCAGCAATGATGGAAGACGAAGTCAAACGAACCGGAAAAACGCTAGAAGTACTGGCGAAAGAGTTTGTCATGGCGCAGCGTCCGAGTTCGGTGATTCAGCGTGCAGCCACGGTGGAAGAGGTGGCAAATATGGTGGTATACGTGTGCTCGCAACAAGCTTCGGCCACCTCTGGCGCGGCACTGCGCGTCGATGGCGGAGTGGTGGATGATATTGTTTAA
- a CDS encoding NAD(P)-dependent oxidoreductase, producing the protein MKTIAIAAPGAMGAAIGAVLARHGARVIAPLSERSAQSQQRAQQANITNCSAQALCEADMILSILPPESALSWAQQMAPLLQAAAHKPLYVDCNAISPETLKRVAQVIESTGTPFADAAIIGLPPGEQNPSGPRFWFAGPHAGKLAQLSDYGLRVRVMGAENGAASALKMAYAGINKGITLLTSAMLINASRVGAADALREEMQESQQALLKRMEKAAPDMLPKAWRWAAEMDEIATLNQGELATDQLYQALGEICRQLADDRQHDQQFSALLADFFQPDADKAG; encoded by the coding sequence ATGAAGACGATTGCTATCGCCGCACCGGGCGCTATGGGCGCAGCCATCGGTGCTGTACTTGCCCGGCATGGGGCGCGGGTGATTGCTCCGCTGAGCGAACGCTCAGCCCAGTCACAACAGCGTGCCCAACAGGCCAATATCACCAACTGCAGCGCACAGGCGCTTTGTGAGGCCGATATGATTCTGTCGATTCTGCCGCCCGAATCGGCACTCAGCTGGGCACAACAGATGGCTCCGCTTTTACAAGCCGCCGCGCACAAACCGTTGTATGTGGATTGCAACGCCATCAGTCCGGAGACGCTCAAACGAGTGGCTCAGGTGATTGAAAGCACCGGTACCCCTTTTGCCGATGCGGCGATAATTGGCTTGCCGCCAGGCGAGCAGAATCCTTCCGGACCGCGTTTCTGGTTTGCAGGGCCACATGCCGGCAAACTGGCTCAGTTAAGTGATTATGGGTTGCGGGTGCGGGTGATGGGCGCTGAGAACGGCGCCGCCTCAGCATTGAAGATGGCTTATGCCGGGATTAATAAAGGCATCACTCTGCTGACCTCAGCGATGCTGATCAATGCCAGCCGAGTGGGTGCCGCCGATGCACTGCGTGAAGAGATGCAGGAGAGCCAGCAGGCGTTACTGAAGCGAATGGAAAAAGCCGCCCCGGATATGCTGCCAAAAGCCTGGCGCTGGGCGGCGGAGATGGATGAGATTGCTACACTCAATCAGGGCGAACTCGCCACCGACCAACTTTACCAGGCATTAGGGGAAATCTGCCGCCAGCTGGCTGACGATCGCCAACACGATCAACAGTTCAGCGCCTTACTGGCGGACTTCTTTCAACCTGATGCAGACAAAGCGGGCTGA
- a CDS encoding AAA family ATPase produces MTSHTEEKMVVLVNGIPASGKSTLTRAMAERFGFPVLTLDSLKEPFMASFAPVDRLRNRQLGCAAYQAIWKVVGQAPTCCVYLIDAWFGFQPKEVLQQGLEQAGITRVLELWLAITPDEAVARYQSRLTDRMPGHPGAEYLPELRKLAETAQPMALGPVLQLNAADLDEAAASAWLQRQLRLPVSAQPALSASG; encoded by the coding sequence ATGACTTCTCACACTGAAGAAAAGATGGTGGTGCTGGTCAACGGCATTCCCGCGTCGGGGAAAAGCACCCTGACACGGGCTATGGCGGAACGGTTTGGTTTTCCGGTACTGACGCTGGACAGCCTCAAAGAACCTTTTATGGCCAGTTTCGCGCCGGTGGATCGCCTGCGTAACCGTCAGTTGGGTTGTGCGGCTTATCAGGCAATCTGGAAGGTGGTCGGGCAAGCTCCCACCTGCTGCGTATACCTGATTGACGCCTGGTTCGGCTTCCAGCCAAAAGAAGTCTTGCAGCAAGGATTAGAGCAGGCGGGTATCACTCGGGTGCTGGAGCTGTGGCTGGCGATCACCCCTGACGAAGCGGTAGCGCGTTATCAGTCACGACTGACCGATCGCATGCCGGGTCATCCAGGTGCCGAATATCTGCCTGAGCTACGTAAGCTGGCGGAAACGGCGCAGCCAATGGCGCTCGGGCCGGTGTTGCAACTCAATGCCGCCGATCTGGATGAAGCGGCGGCGAGTGCCTGGTTGCAGCGTCAGCTGCGGCTGCCGGTGAGTGCTCAGCCCGCTTTGTCTGCATCAGGTTGA
- a CDS encoding PTS sugar transporter subunit IIA, producing MSIKRLLQEANAIQVGISATDWREVIALAAQPLVSGGYVKDSYPEAVIANTLTHGAYYVFEEGIAIPHARPETGVLKDCFSMIVLDEPISFEGSDKADIVIMFGARDSNAHIEEGIRAIVSLLEDEETLVRLRQASSVAEVIEIL from the coding sequence ATGAGTATTAAGCGACTGCTGCAAGAAGCGAATGCGATTCAGGTGGGGATCAGCGCCACGGACTGGCGCGAAGTGATCGCGCTGGCTGCACAACCGTTGGTTAGCGGTGGATATGTGAAGGATTCCTATCCGGAGGCGGTGATAGCCAATACCCTGACGCACGGCGCTTATTACGTGTTTGAGGAAGGGATAGCCATTCCGCATGCGCGTCCGGAAACGGGCGTGCTGAAAGATTGCTTCAGCATGATTGTGCTGGATGAGCCGATCTCTTTTGAGGGGAGTGACAAAGCCGATATCGTCATCATGTTCGGCGCGCGCGACAGCAATGCGCACATCGAAGAGGGCATTCGCGCGATTGTCTCACTATTGGAAGATGAAGAGACGCTGGTGCGGTTACGTCAGGCCAGCAGTGTGGCGGAGGTGATAGAAATCCTATGA